From a single Mobula birostris isolate sMobBir1 chromosome 13, sMobBir1.hap1, whole genome shotgun sequence genomic region:
- the LOC140207304 gene encoding oxidized low-density lipoprotein receptor 1-like gives MGPQSPSNDGLTATSSELNIGKDIDEREDPPIASGSGGMPTTAQTGAHEQESKLKIGNRPFRLICLLCLVTSALILIVIGLSIHVSQIRQSQTALDQNCHELNSTLQAKVSEISHLNHSEKTCLKNLTALKTNLSVLVRMHNDLRHQITEIKTKLRSVKNSMAQICEFLISRREERCPRNWTESADRCYFISTLEKSYDAARNHCSNVDASLLEINSNKEKPSRCCGWKQLRRWVQAFKSRVHKLLSSLGGKSHASS, from the exons ATGGGCCCGCAGTCTCCTTCAAACG ACGGCCTGACCGCCACCAGCTCAGAGTTGAACATTGGGAAAGACATCGATGAGCGCGAGGATCCTCCCATTGCCTCGGGATCCGGAGGGATGCCAACCACTGCACAAACAG GTGCGCATGAACAGGAGTCGAAACTGAAGATCGGAAATAGACCGTTCCGTCTGATCTGCCTACTCTGTCTAGTCACGTCCGCCCTCATCTTGATAGTGATCGGACTCTCGATCCATG TATCACAGATTCGTCAGTCTCAGACCGCCCTCGACCAAAACTGCCATGAGTTAAACTCAACCCTTCAAGCCAAGGTCTCTGAGATATCCCACCTGAATCACTCCGAGAAAACCTGTCTCAAGAATCTTACTGCGCTCAAAACCAATCTGTCCGTTCTTGTACGAATGCACAACGATCTCCGGCACCAGATCACTGAGATAAAAACGAAGCTCAGATCCGTCAAGAACAGCATGGCTCAAATCTGTGAATTCTTGATCAGCAGAAGAG AGGAAAGGTGTCCTAGGAACTGGACCGAAAGCGCAGATCGGTGTTATTTCATATCCACCTTGGAGAAATCTTATGATGCAGCGAGGAATCATTGTTCAAACGTTGATGCAAGTCTCCTCGAAATCAATTCAAACAAGGAAAAG ccttccagatgctgtggttggaaacaacTGCGACGatgggtccaagccttcaagagccGGGTGCACAAACTCCTATcctctctgggagggaagtcacatgcttcttcataa